A portion of the Sebastes fasciatus isolate fSebFas1 chromosome 2, fSebFas1.pri, whole genome shotgun sequence genome contains these proteins:
- the LOC141761638 gene encoding scavenger receptor cysteine-rich type 1 protein M130-like, protein MDHRVLIVFLLLWSSEFDDIRLVEGSSRCSGVIEVKHQGFWAEMYDPDWDLKLSDRVCRHLDCGSVVRTSSTTHTHSVRLVNGTSLCSGRLEVKSHQSSQSWSSVCEDDFDLQDAEVVCRELGCGAPSVLQGALYGDVEAPMWTKEFQCGGNESALLDCESSDSDRNTCSSGKAVGLTCSERHHVRLVRGSSRCAGELEMKQQGVWRPVVDQMSDWTLKTADEVCRKLDCGSAVSTGRRKSDFDKRIWRIRSTCLQSKSAVRECIYTKFSTSRSNLEIKCSDSVRLVNGKSLCSGRLEVKSHQSNQLWPSVCEDDFDLQDAEVVCRELGCGAPSVLQGALYGDVEAPMWTKEFQCGGNESALLDCRSSDSDRNTCSPGKAVGLTCSEPDDVRLLGGSSRCDGTLELKQHGEWRPLVDRVFKLEPKVAAAVCNRLDCGSAVSTNISNISSEKPVWWIGHSCVESYLMLRECLELPSYFGSSDSLEVICSDFLAQPNISFATYIDGVSEANQQGIQVLMGSNFTISCSILPQYPGGSFQLVLTTSAKSKNHTLPAVNHSAHFLFSAADATHLGEYRCVYHLYVFSQNFSSESQPLHLTVSASLTELIIRLVVLLLGMMILITALCVSSKASRSQKPGREKNTEIKD, encoded by the exons ATGGATCACAGAGTGCTGATTGTGTTTCTGTTGCTCTGGAGCTCAG AGTTTGATGATATCCGGTTGGTGGAAGGATCCAGCCGCTGTTCTGGTGTAATAGAGGTGAAGCACCAGGGATTTTGGGCAGAAATGTACGACCCTGACTGGGACCTGAAGTTATCAGACAGAGTTTGTAGACATCTGGACTGTGGCTCTGTGGTTCGGACTTCTTCAACAACACATACAC actctgtcaggctggtgaatgggactagtctgtgttcaggcagactggaggtgaagtcTCACCAGTCCAGCCAGTcgtggtcctcagtgtgtgaagatgactttgacctgcaggatgcagaggtggtctgtagggagcttggttgtggggctccttcagtcctccagggggcgctctatggagacgtggaggctccaatgtggaccaaagagttTCAGTGTGGAGGAAatgagtctgctctcctggactgtGAAAGCTCAGACTCAGATAGAAACACCTGCTCTTctggcaaagctgttggactcacctgctcag AGCGCCATCATGTCCGGCTGGTGAGAGGATCCAGTCGCTGTGCTGGTGAACTGGAGATGAAACAACAGGGAGTGTGGAGACCAGTGGTTGACCAAATGTCTGACTGGACTCTAAAGACAGCAGATGAAGTGTGTAGAAAActggactgtggctctgctgtttcaaCAGGGCGGAGAAAGAGTGACTTTGACAAACGTATATGGCGGATCAGATCAACTTGTCTTCAGTCCAAGTCTGCAGTTAGGGAGTGTATATACACAAAGTTTTCCACTTCCCGTTCCAACCTGGAGATCAAGTGCTCAG actctgtcaggctggtgaatgggaAGAGTCTGTGttcaggcagactggaggtgaagtcTCACCAGTCCAACCAGTTGTGGCCCTCAGTGTGTGAAGATGACTTTGACCTGCAGGATGCTgaggtggtctgtagggagctcggctgtggggctccttcagtcctccagggggcgctctatggagacgtggaggctccaatgtggaccaaagagttccagtgtggaggaaatgagtctgctctcctggactgtagaagctcagactcagatagaaacacctgctcacctggcaaagctgttggactcacctgctcag AGCCTGATGATGTCAGGTTGTTAGGAGGATCCAGTCGCTGTGATGGTACGCTAGAGTTGAAACAACATGGAGAGTGGAGACCATTGGTTGACCGTGTCTTTAAATTGGAACcgaaggtagcagctgcagtgtGTAATCGGCTGGATTGTGGTTCTGCTGTTTCAACAAATATAAGCAACATTTCTTCAGAGAAGCCTGTGTGGTGGATCGGCCATTCTTGTGTTGAGTCCTATTTGATGCTACGGGAGTGTTTAGAGCTTCCAAGTTACTTTGGAAGCTCCGACAGCCTGGAGGTGATCTGCTCAG ATTTTCTGGCTCAGCCAAACATCTCCTTCGCTACCTACATTGACGGGGTTTCTGAGGCCAATCAGCAGGGGATTCAGGTGCTCATGGGCTCCAACTTCACCATCAGCTGCTCCATCCTGCCACAGTACCCAGGAGGCTCCTTCCAGCTTGTTCTGACCACCTCAGCTAAATCAAAGAACCACACCctgccagctgtcaatcactctgccCACTTCCTGTTCTCTGCTGCAGACGCCACCCACCTAGGGGAGTACCGCTGTGTTTATCACCTCTATGTTTTCTCCCAGAACTTCTCATCTGAGAGCCAGCCGCTCCATCTCACTGTCTCAG CCTCTCTAACAGAGTTGATCATCAGACTTGTTGTCCTCCTGCTGGGTATGATGATACTCATCACTGCCCTCTGCGTCAGCTCTAAG GCCAGCAGAAGCCAGAAGCCTGGACGAGAGAAGAACACTGAGATTAAGGATTAA